Proteins encoded in a region of the Mesoflavibacter profundi genome:
- a CDS encoding LysE family transporter → MDLTITFFLSLLIALVGVIPPGLLNMTAAKISLKEGYSRGLIFSLGVCIVVIFQTLIAVIFARYLSMHPEVIKVLQRVAFVLFVLIAIYFFVLAKKKPQPKIEQSKRSKQSRFFYGMLLSALNVFPIPYQAYMSLTLAGFGWLNFNNIGITSYVAGAATGTFVMLYVYVFLFEKIKSKKIKSQKNMNYSIGAITAIIAIVTLINILKDL, encoded by the coding sequence TTGGACCTTACTATCACATTTTTTTTAAGTCTTCTAATCGCATTAGTTGGTGTAATTCCGCCAGGATTACTTAACATGACAGCAGCTAAAATAAGCCTGAAAGAAGGATATAGTCGTGGATTAATTTTCTCTTTAGGAGTTTGTATTGTCGTTATTTTTCAAACATTAATAGCTGTAATATTTGCTAGATACTTAAGCATGCATCCAGAGGTAATTAAAGTGCTGCAACGTGTTGCATTTGTATTATTTGTTCTAATAGCAATTTATTTTTTTGTACTGGCAAAGAAAAAACCACAACCAAAAATAGAACAATCAAAACGTAGTAAGCAAAGTAGGTTTTTTTATGGCATGTTGTTATCTGCATTAAATGTGTTTCCAATACCATATCAAGCATATATGAGTTTAACTTTAGCAGGTTTTGGTTGGCTTAATTTTAATAATATAGGTATCACTTCTTACGTAGCAGGCGCAGCTACAGGTACATTTGTAATGCTATATGTGTATGTGTTTTTATTCGAAAAAATAAAAAGTAAAAAAATAAAATCACAAAAAAACATGAATTATAGCATAGGAGCAATAACAGCAATTATAGCTATAGTAACACTAATCAATATTTTAAAAGATTTATGA
- the trmB gene encoding tRNA (guanosine(46)-N7)-methyltransferase TrmB → MGSKNKLKRFKENETFSNVFQPTRSELVDQTYQYKGFWNEKVFKNNNPIVLELGCGKGEYSVALAQKFPNKNFIGIDIKGARFWRGAKTAVEENIPNVAFIRTQIELIEYVFAKNEVDEIWITFPDPQIKYKRTKHRMTNSAFLQRYKNVLKPDGIMNLKTDSEFMHGYTLGLLHGEGHEVLYANNDVYRQEGSPEEVTAIQTFYESQYLEQNKPITYIRFKIN, encoded by the coding sequence GTGGGAAGCAAGAATAAACTAAAACGATTTAAAGAAAACGAAACCTTTTCAAATGTATTTCAACCAACAAGATCAGAGTTAGTAGATCAAACCTACCAGTATAAAGGATTTTGGAACGAAAAAGTTTTTAAAAATAATAATCCAATAGTTTTAGAGCTTGGTTGTGGTAAAGGCGAGTATAGTGTAGCATTAGCACAAAAATTCCCAAATAAAAACTTTATAGGAATAGATATAAAAGGAGCACGTTTTTGGCGAGGCGCAAAAACCGCAGTAGAAGAAAATATTCCTAACGTTGCCTTTATACGTACACAAATAGAATTAATAGAATACGTTTTTGCAAAAAATGAAGTAGACGAAATTTGGATAACATTTCCAGATCCTCAAATAAAATATAAACGTACAAAACATCGTATGACAAATTCGGCTTTTTTACAGCGTTATAAAAATGTTTTAAAACCAGACGGTATAATGAATTTAAAAACAGATTCCGAATTTATGCACGGTTACACCTTAGGTCTATTACATGGCGAAGGTCATGAAGTTTTATATGCTAACAACGATGTGTATAGACAAGAAGGAAGTCCAGAAGAAGTTACAGCGATACAAACCTTTTATGAGAGTCAATATTTAGAACAAAACAAACCAATTACGTATATTAGATTCAAAATTAATTAA
- a CDS encoding glycosyltransferase: MKKKILVAPLNWGIGHATRCIPIINALIDQNFEPIIASDGAALNLLKKEFNALKFIELPSYNVTYSKTKNSFKWRLFRQLPKIKSAIYKEQKVVDTIVKELCIDGIITDNRMGVFSKSVPSVFMTHQLNVLSGNTTKLSTSLHDYYLKKFDECWVPDFENSPNLSGKLGHDFNKKVLPIKYIGVLSRLEKERLNSEFDIMVLLSGPEPQRGLLEKKLFEELTNFEGNILFVKGKIEDKQQIEKKQQFTIYNFMTSVDLQHALNCCDLVISRSGYTTVMDLAKLGKKAFFIPTPGQFEQEYLAENLEKQGIIPSCNQKDFSLKQLDRLNNFTGFNALDCNTDFESLFKLFLK; this comes from the coding sequence ATGAAGAAAAAAATTCTTGTTGCACCTTTAAATTGGGGAATTGGTCATGCGACGCGTTGCATACCTATTATTAATGCACTTATTGATCAAAATTTTGAACCTATTATTGCTAGTGATGGCGCTGCTTTAAATTTGCTTAAAAAAGAATTTAATGCTTTAAAATTTATTGAGTTACCTAGTTACAATGTTACTTACAGTAAAACTAAAAATAGCTTTAAATGGCGCTTATTTAGGCAATTACCTAAAATAAAATCTGCTATATATAAAGAACAAAAAGTTGTTGACACCATTGTTAAAGAGCTTTGTATTGATGGTATAATAACTGATAACAGAATGGGTGTTTTTAGTAAATCTGTCCCTTCTGTTTTTATGACGCATCAATTAAATGTTCTTAGCGGTAATACTACAAAATTAAGCACATCTTTACATGATTATTATTTAAAGAAGTTTGACGAGTGTTGGGTCCCGGATTTTGAAAACTCACCTAATTTAAGCGGAAAACTTGGTCACGACTTTAATAAAAAAGTGTTGCCTATAAAATATATTGGCGTTTTAAGTAGACTTGAAAAAGAACGTTTAAATTCTGAATTTGATATTATGGTTTTACTTTCTGGTCCTGAGCCACAACGCGGATTATTAGAGAAGAAATTATTTGAAGAGTTAACTAATTTTGAAGGTAATATCTTATTTGTTAAAGGTAAAATTGAAGATAAGCAACAGATTGAAAAAAAACAGCAGTTTACTATTTATAATTTTATGACTTCCGTTGATTTGCAACACGCTTTAAATTGTTGTGATTTAGTTATATCACGCTCTGGATACACTACTGTGATGGATCTAGCCAAGTTGGGTAAAAAAGCATTTTTTATACCTACACCTGGACAATTTGAACAAGAATATTTAGCTGAAAATTTAGAAAAGCAAGGCATTATACCTAGTTGTAATCAAAAAGACTTTTCTTTAAAACAACTTGATAGGCTTAATAATTTTACTGGTTTTAATGCTTTAGATTGTAATACAGACTTTGAGAGTTTGTTTAAGCTTTTTCTAAAGTAA
- a CDS encoding sensor histidine kinase, with the protein MSVFLYIFYTINFKHLLFFAIFTYGFSFLIIQYRVEKFIYKRINKIYKDLTLLESASFRKHSITTDMATLTKQIDQYAKDKKLEIETLKVREEYRKEFIGNVSHELKTPLFTVQGYIETLLDGAIKDKKVAEKYLERANKGVERLIYIVKDLDMITKLEVGDLRLNISTFDIVELVKSVFDLLEMKAAKKKITLTFDMDYKQPILVKGDEERIQQVLTNLVVNSIKYGFQNGTTEISIEKLIKNKVIVRVTDNGEGIGKEHLPRLFERFYRVDKSGSRKEGGSGLGLSIVKHIIEAHDEKIYVESEVNVGSEFSFTLEKA; encoded by the coding sequence ATGAGTGTTTTTTTGTATATCTTCTATACAATAAACTTTAAGCATTTACTGTTTTTTGCAATATTTACTTACGGATTTTCTTTCTTAATCATTCAATATAGAGTAGAAAAATTTATATACAAACGTATAAACAAAATATATAAAGATTTAACGCTTTTAGAGTCTGCTAGTTTTAGAAAACATAGTATAACTACAGATATGGCAACGCTTACTAAACAAATAGATCAGTACGCAAAAGATAAAAAGTTAGAAATAGAGACTTTAAAAGTACGAGAAGAATATCGTAAAGAATTTATAGGTAACGTTTCGCACGAATTAAAAACACCACTTTTTACTGTTCAAGGTTATATAGAAACATTACTTGATGGCGCGATAAAGGATAAAAAAGTTGCCGAAAAATATCTTGAAAGAGCCAATAAAGGTGTAGAACGGTTAATCTATATAGTTAAAGATTTAGACATGATTACCAAGTTAGAAGTTGGTGATTTAAGATTAAATATTTCGACCTTTGATATTGTAGAGCTCGTAAAAAGCGTATTTGATCTACTAGAGATGAAAGCTGCTAAGAAAAAAATCACACTAACGTTTGATATGGATTACAAGCAGCCAATATTAGTAAAAGGTGATGAAGAAAGGATTCAGCAAGTATTAACTAATTTGGTTGTAAATTCTATTAAATACGGTTTTCAAAATGGAACGACTGAAATAAGTATTGAAAAGCTAATAAAAAACAAAGTAATTGTTAGAGTAACCGATAATGGTGAAGGTATTGGCAAAGAGCATTTGCCTAGATTATTCGAGCGTTTTTATCGTGTAGACAAAAGTGGATCGCGTAAAGAAGGCGGATCTGGTTTAGGGCTTTCTATAGTAAAACATATTATAGAAGCACACGACGAAAAAATTTATGTAGAAAGTGAAGTAAACGTTGGTAGCGAATTTTCTTTTACTTTAGAAAAAGCTTAA
- a CDS encoding response regulator transcription factor, whose amino-acid sequence MNKKDIKILLVDDEPDILEIVGYNLSAEGYQVVTAENGVQAIKKAKKEKPQLIILDVMMPEMDGIEACEAIRKVPELSSTIITFLTARGEDYSQVAGFDAGADDYITKPIKPKVLISKVKALLRRLKPDEANKSILKIGKLTINRDEYKVILGTDEIILPRKEFELLSLLASKPGKVFKREDILDRVWGNEVVVGGRTIDVHIRKLREKIGDDSFKTVKGVGYKFVE is encoded by the coding sequence ATGAATAAAAAGGACATAAAAATCTTATTAGTCGATGACGAACCAGATATTTTAGAAATCGTTGGATATAATTTAAGTGCAGAAGGTTACCAAGTTGTAACTGCCGAAAATGGTGTACAAGCCATAAAAAAAGCTAAAAAAGAAAAACCGCAACTTATCATATTAGACGTTATGATGCCAGAAATGGATGGTATTGAAGCTTGTGAAGCTATTAGAAAAGTACCAGAGTTAAGCAGTACTATTATTACTTTTTTAACAGCAAGAGGTGAAGATTATTCTCAAGTAGCTGGGTTTGATGCTGGTGCAGATGATTATATTACAAAGCCAATAAAACCAAAAGTACTAATTAGTAAAGTAAAGGCATTATTAAGACGATTAAAGCCAGACGAGGCAAACAAATCTATCCTTAAAATAGGAAAATTAACTATTAATAGAGACGAGTACAAAGTTATACTTGGTACAGACGAAATTATTTTACCAAGAAAAGAATTTGAACTCTTATCTTTGCTAGCCTCAAAACCAGGAAAAGTATTTAAAAGAGAAGATATTTTAGACCGTGTTTGGGGTAACGAAGTAGTCGTTGGAGGACGTACTATAGATGTTCACATAAGAAAACTAAGAGAAAAAATAGGCGATGATAGCTTTAAAACTGTAAAAGGTGTTGGTTATAAATTTGTCGAATAA
- a CDS encoding T9SS type A sorting domain-containing protein, which yields MKKLYFLLLTLISFSFANAQGLEDFTNSNATSSYADNNFVGNNGITWTYVASRDGNNDTNGSGINLPALMLRRVSDGSKITSSSISGGIGDFSVKLYKGFTGAGDRQVELFVNGVSQGLSTPFDDFNEQTFTVTGINIAGNVVIEIANVTSRQVIIDDISWTGFSTACGITLGTSSYTCNSNTVGDNNDGVTINIPYTGVDAAITAVTTTSAGTVGGDDPSTVSNGTITISGLSEGDAWDINFTGGDCGAISTSGTVPAAECDPIPNTCFDLSAGAELFELVAVTTNTSSNNNGTWSESAGTYSANAYCGGGCTEPVESWLIFGPLDMTGVTDLALAFDAAESFGITDLNVAYTAAYSGCPTGSTWTTAQTISTAGSYSVDLSAATGTDVFVGIQYLDDGTDGYSGWSLSNVALEAFGACPTLGTRPTSTCAVCDVTLGTENYVCLGNTTGAGNDMVTVEIPYAGVEGTITSLSTTSAGTIGGDDPATIADGTITITGLGEGDSWDLTINGGDCDGTTISGTIAATNCDPSFLVINEILADPDATTGDANGDGTVSTSQDEFIELYNIGAADIDLTDYVIADGASDRHVFPAGTILAPNTFITVFGGGTPTGIDFMTQVASTGGLGLNNGGDTVTIRNASGVTAATYTYGSEAGNNQSIAREPDYTGAFVPHLSHTTNPVQFTPGAANDGSTLSNVEFNKANFSIYPNPTNTGVVNIVTTSNEAVNVTVFDLLGKKVITKTLSNNTLNVSSLKSGVYLLNIEQNGASTTKKLVIE from the coding sequence ATGAAAAAACTTTACTTTTTATTATTAACATTAATATCTTTTAGCTTTGCTAATGCGCAAGGATTAGAAGATTTTACCAACAGTAACGCGACATCAAGTTATGCTGATAACAACTTTGTTGGAAATAACGGTATCACTTGGACTTATGTAGCTTCAAGAGATGGTAATAACGATACTAATGGATCTGGAATTAACTTACCTGCTCTTATGTTAAGAAGAGTTTCTGACGGTAGTAAAATAACTTCAAGTTCTATATCTGGAGGAATTGGTGATTTTTCTGTTAAACTTTATAAAGGATTTACTGGTGCTGGAGACAGACAAGTAGAATTATTTGTAAATGGAGTTTCTCAAGGATTATCTACTCCTTTTGATGATTTTAATGAACAAACTTTTACAGTAACTGGTATAAACATTGCTGGTAATGTTGTTATTGAAATTGCTAACGTTACTTCTAGACAAGTTATTATAGATGATATTTCTTGGACTGGATTTTCTACAGCTTGTGGAATCACTTTAGGAACATCTTCATATACATGTAACTCTAATACTGTTGGAGACAATAATGATGGCGTAACTATTAACATACCTTACACAGGTGTAGACGCTGCAATTACTGCTGTTACTACAACATCTGCTGGAACTGTTGGTGGAGATGATCCATCTACTGTATCTAATGGAACAATAACAATTTCAGGTTTATCTGAAGGTGATGCATGGGATATTAACTTTACAGGTGGAGATTGTGGTGCAATATCTACATCAGGAACTGTACCTGCTGCAGAATGTGATCCAATTCCTAATACTTGTTTCGATTTAAGTGCTGGTGCTGAATTATTTGAATTAGTTGCTGTTACTACAAATACAAGTAGTAATAATAATGGTACTTGGTCTGAATCTGCAGGAACTTATTCTGCTAACGCATATTGTGGTGGTGGATGTACAGAACCAGTAGAAAGCTGGTTAATCTTCGGTCCTTTAGATATGACAGGTGTAACAGATTTAGCTTTAGCTTTTGATGCTGCTGAAAGTTTTGGTATTACAGATTTAAATGTAGCTTATACTGCTGCTTATTCTGGTTGTCCTACAGGATCAACTTGGACTACAGCTCAAACTATATCTACTGCTGGATCTTACAGTGTAGATTTATCTGCTGCTACTGGTACAGATGTTTTTGTAGGAATACAATACTTAGATGATGGTACAGATGGATACTCTGGATGGAGTCTTTCTAACGTAGCTTTAGAAGCATTTGGTGCTTGCCCAACTTTAGGAACAAGACCTACATCTACATGTGCTGTTTGTGATGTAACTTTAGGTACTGAAAACTATGTATGTTTAGGTAACACTACTGGAGCTGGAAACGATATGGTAACTGTAGAAATTCCTTATGCTGGTGTTGAAGGAACAATTACTTCATTATCTACTACTTCTGCAGGAACAATTGGAGGAGATGATCCTGCTACAATTGCAGATGGTACAATTACTATTACAGGTCTTGGAGAAGGTGATTCTTGGGATTTAACAATTAATGGTGGTGATTGTGACGGAACTACAATTTCTGGAACAATTGCAGCTACAAACTGTGACCCTTCATTTTTAGTAATAAATGAAATTTTAGCAGATCCTGATGCTACAACTGGTGATGCTAACGGAGATGGTACTGTAAGTACTTCTCAAGATGAATTTATAGAACTTTACAACATTGGTGCTGCAGATATTGATTTAACAGATTATGTAATCGCTGATGGTGCTTCAGATAGACACGTTTTCCCTGCTGGAACAATTTTAGCTCCTAATACATTTATAACTGTATTTGGTGGTGGTACTCCAACTGGAATAGATTTTATGACTCAAGTAGCTTCTACTGGTGGATTAGGTTTAAACAATGGTGGTGACACTGTTACTATTAGAAATGCTAGTGGTGTAACTGCTGCAACTTACACTTATGGTAGCGAAGCTGGAAACAATCAATCTATTGCGAGAGAACCAGATTATACTGGTGCTTTTGTACCTCACTTATCTCATACTACTAATCCTGTACAATTTACTCCAGGAGCAGCAAATGATGGAAGTACTTTATCTAATGTAGAATTCAATAAAGCTAACTTCAGCATTTACCCTAACCCAACAAATACAGGTGTAGTTAACATTGTTACTACTTCTAATGAAGCTGTAAACGTAACAGTATTTGATTTATTAGGTAAAAAAGTAATCACTAAAACATTAAGCAACAACACATTAAATGTATCTAGCTTAAAGTCTGGTGTATACTTATTAAACATCGAACAAAACGGAGCTTCAACTACTAAGAAATTAGTTATTGAATAA